A DNA window from Desulfobacterales bacterium contains the following coding sequences:
- a CDS encoding YgiT-type zinc finger protein — protein sequence MLIESAAPEIDWIREKVRSAHYQISEHVIKFLMAGLLTVPQMETALLTGQVVEIRRHPKRGDSALVRGNAQDKTILVLCAKGHDKWLIISLAYLTVHPEWAELQCAKPYGGKSMENPYRKCFFCGGDIDSITIGNFDYRLEGKLYVIKNTPAGLCLQCGEKYVTAATAKKINALIEAGEFSGTEEVRVMQYS from the coding sequence ATGCTAATAGAATCGGCCGCGCCGGAAATCGACTGGATTCGTGAAAAGGTTCGGAGTGCGCATTACCAAATATCCGAGCATGTGATCAAGTTTCTCATGGCCGGCCTGCTGACGGTTCCGCAGATGGAGACCGCGTTGCTGACCGGGCAGGTGGTAGAGATTCGAAGACATCCTAAACGGGGAGACAGCGCACTGGTTCGTGGGAACGCTCAGGATAAAACGATTCTCGTGTTGTGCGCCAAGGGGCACGATAAGTGGTTAATCATTTCCCTGGCGTACCTAACGGTTCATCCCGAGTGGGCGGAGCTTCAATGCGCCAAACCTTATGGAGGCAAGTCCATGGAAAACCCGTATCGAAAATGTTTTTTCTGCGGCGGTGATATTGATTCGATTACCATCGGAAATTTTGATTACCGGCTGGAAGGCAAACTCTATGTGATTAAGAACACGCCGGCTGGCCTTTGCCTTCAATGCGGTGAGAAATACGTGACGGCCGCCACCGCGAAAAAGATCAACGCACTGATCGAAGCCGGTGAGTTTTCCGGTACCGAGGAAGTGCGTGTGATGCAATATTCTTAA
- a CDS encoding phage virion morphogenesis protein: protein MAGVTISISASDDGVLKLLKAAADRLADTRPLMSVIAETLKASVEKNFAAGGRPDRWPVSKRAGRDGGQTLSLTGRLRRSITAESGADWAAVGTNVKYAAIHQLGGKTEPRVIRPRVKKALKTPFGIFKSVRHPGSVMPERPFLMVQNEDWDEIRATIFDFLGL from the coding sequence ATGGCAGGGGTAACGATTTCCATAAGCGCGAGCGATGACGGGGTGCTGAAGCTGCTGAAGGCAGCCGCCGACCGGCTGGCCGACACGCGGCCGCTGATGAGCGTTATCGCCGAGACCCTGAAGGCCTCGGTCGAGAAGAATTTCGCCGCGGGCGGCAGGCCGGACAGGTGGCCGGTTTCGAAACGGGCCGGGCGGGACGGCGGTCAGACCCTAAGCCTCACGGGGAGATTGCGCAGAAGCATCACGGCCGAATCGGGAGCCGACTGGGCGGCGGTGGGGACCAATGTGAAATACGCGGCCATTCATCAGCTCGGGGGCAAAACCGAACCGCGCGTGATCCGGCCCAGGGTCAAAAAGGCATTAAAAACGCCCTTCGGGATCTTCAAAAGCGTCCGGCATCCGGGCAGCGTCATGCCCGAAAGACCTTTTTTGATGGTTCAGAACGAGGATTGGGACGAAATCAGGGCGACGATATTCGACTTTTTGGGCCTGTAG
- a CDS encoding DUF1320 domain-containing protein, whose amino-acid sequence MPYCTIADITWRVPENVLIQLTDTENGVEPNEAVVAAAIADADEEIDAYLSMHYRLPFATVPAMVLRLSADLAVCRLYARCNHIDLPSQWDARCKAARRMLEKMAEGKLRLDVPEPADVDAGVEVTSGRMDKIFTLGRPSDGSQGSLDNY is encoded by the coding sequence ATGCCGTACTGCACGATCGCCGATATCACCTGGCGCGTTCCGGAAAATGTGCTGATCCAGTTGACCGACACCGAAAACGGCGTCGAGCCGAACGAAGCGGTCGTGGCCGCGGCCATCGCCGACGCGGATGAGGAGATCGACGCGTACCTGTCGATGCATTACCGGCTCCCGTTTGCGACCGTGCCGGCCATGGTGCTGCGCTTATCTGCGGATCTGGCCGTGTGCAGACTGTACGCAAGGTGCAACCACATCGATCTGCCGTCTCAGTGGGACGCGCGCTGCAAGGCCGCCCGGAGAATGCTGGAAAAAATGGCCGAAGGCAAGCTCCGGCTGGATGTGCCCGAGCCGGCCGATGTGGACGCCGGCGTGGAAGTGACCTCCGGCCGGATGGATAAAATATTCACCCTGGGCCGCCCTTCGGACGGATCCCAGGGCAGCCTGGACAACTACTAA
- a CDS encoding fumarylacetoacetate hydrolase family protein produces the protein MHLIRFGEKGKERPGLWQHGNIVDLTAVFREIPDIGEDFFREGWLETVRAVKAPGTRMRVRIGCPVSRPGKIICLGKNYAAHAKETGLDMPKRPLLFCKTANALSGPFDSILMPQSSCQIDWEVELAVIIGREGKRITRAAAFDYIAGFSVFNDVSGRDAQFAEGQWFRGKSFDTFAPMGPALVTLDDIGGPEDLQRLRLTTVVNGVTMQDGNTREMIFTLPEIIADISQDITLMPGDIIATGTPAGVGFFRDPPILLKAGDVVTCAIEKIGAIENRVVAE, from the coding sequence ATCTAACAGCGGTTTTTCGGGAAATACCGGATATCGGAGAAGATTTTTTTCGAGAAGGCTGGCTTGAAACAGTTCGTGCCGTAAAGGCACCGGGGACGCGGATGCGCGTCCGCATCGGATGCCCGGTTTCCCGGCCCGGCAAGATTATCTGTCTCGGCAAAAATTATGCGGCCCATGCGAAGGAAACCGGGTTGGATATGCCCAAGCGGCCGCTGTTATTCTGTAAAACCGCCAATGCGTTGAGCGGCCCGTTTGATTCCATTTTGATGCCGCAAAGCAGCTGCCAAATCGACTGGGAGGTGGAGCTGGCCGTTATTATCGGCAGAGAAGGAAAACGAATCACCCGAGCGGCCGCGTTTGATTATATCGCCGGATTTTCGGTGTTTAATGATGTTTCCGGACGGGATGCGCAGTTTGCCGAAGGGCAGTGGTTTCGCGGCAAATCCTTTGATACCTTTGCCCCGATGGGGCCCGCCCTGGTCACTCTGGATGACATCGGCGGGCCCGAAGACCTTCAGCGCCTGCGCCTGACAACGGTTGTCAATGGGGTAACCATGCAGGATGGCAATACGCGGGAGATGATCTTTACCCTTCCGGAAATTATTGCCGACATCAGCCAGGACATAACCCTGATGCCAGGGGATATCATCGCCACCGGCACGCCCGCGGGCGTCGGTTTTTTCAGGGATCCGCCCATCTTGCTCAAAGCGGGCGATGTGGTAACCTGCGCCATTGAAAAAATCGGCGCCATTGAAAACCGCGTTGTGGCGGAATGA
- the nifU gene encoding Fe-S cluster assembly scaffold protein NifU → MLYSKTVMDHFRNPRNVGVIENANGVGEVGNPLCGDMMTIYLDIQDNVIKDIKFQTFGCGSAIAVSSMLTEIAKGKTVSDAKKITNKDVAEALEGLPKNKLHCSNLGADALHMAIQNYEDRMSGKLRAEPQRTEKHEHNPTGKCYCPYCDVEIKEGITFCEACQSNLEEAH, encoded by the coding sequence ATGCTGTATTCTAAAACGGTAATGGATCATTTCAGAAACCCGAGAAATGTGGGCGTGATCGAAAATGCCAACGGTGTCGGCGAAGTCGGTAACCCCCTCTGCGGGGATATGATGACGATTTACCTAGATATTCAGGACAATGTGATCAAAGATATCAAATTTCAAACCTTTGGATGTGGCTCGGCCATTGCCGTTTCGAGCATGCTGACGGAAATCGCCAAAGGAAAAACCGTGTCGGACGCCAAAAAAATCACCAATAAGGATGTGGCCGAAGCCCTGGAAGGCCTGCCCAAAAACAAGCTCCATTGCTCCAATTTGGGTGCGGATGCGTTGCACATGGCGATTCAGAACTATGAGGACCGCATGTCCGGAAAACTGCGGGCGGAGCCGCAACGAACGGAAAAGCATGAGCACAATCCCACGGGTAAATGTTACTGCCCCTATTGCGATGTTGAAATCAAAGAAGGCATCACTTTTTGTGAGGCCTGCCAGTCCAATCTTGAAGAAGCGCACTGA
- a CDS encoding DUF4037 domain-containing protein, whose protein sequence is MKGLNLSEEYYRAFGSGMITEKFPNHKDRIAAGLVGLGSECFGFDDALSRDHDWGPGFCLWLEKNDYEQIGASLQRAYEALPQQFMGFERKKSRWGDSRVGVLHTAAFYASFIGLPHAPQSPEKWLTIPETNLAACTNGRVFSDPLGAFSAIRQAIANHYPKDVRLKKIAARCMLAAQSGQYNYTRCLRRNAVFPAFQALMRFCEEVLHLVFLLNRRYMPFYKWACKAAESLPVLGSYISKAVEDLVRGDLTRSKGDGIETICSRLIETLKAQGLSDSRSDFLLDHGPRVHALIEDEAVKRLDLWWPGA, encoded by the coding sequence ATGAAGGGATTAAATCTTTCAGAAGAATATTATCGTGCCTTTGGTTCGGGGATGATCACGGAAAAATTCCCGAACCACAAGGATCGAATTGCCGCAGGGCTTGTCGGGCTCGGATCCGAGTGCTTCGGCTTTGATGATGCGTTGTCTCGTGATCATGACTGGGGCCCCGGGTTTTGCCTGTGGCTTGAAAAAAACGATTATGAACAAATCGGCGCTTCCCTTCAACGGGCGTACGAGGCGCTACCGCAACAATTCATGGGGTTTGAGCGCAAAAAGAGCCGTTGGGGGGACAGCAGGGTCGGGGTGCTGCATACGGCTGCTTTTTATGCTTCTTTTATCGGCCTGCCTCATGCCCCGCAAAGCCCGGAGAAGTGGCTGACCATTCCGGAGACGAATCTGGCGGCCTGCACCAATGGTCGCGTATTCAGTGATCCGTTGGGGGCGTTTTCAGCGATTCGGCAAGCCATTGCAAACCATTATCCAAAGGATGTCCGATTAAAGAAAATTGCCGCCCGGTGTATGCTGGCTGCGCAGTCCGGGCAGTATAACTACACGCGGTGTCTTCGCCGGAATGCGGTTTTTCCCGCTTTTCAGGCCTTGATGCGGTTTTGCGAAGAAGTACTGCATCTGGTGTTTTTGCTCAACCGGCGGTATATGCCTTTTTACAAATGGGCTTGCAAAGCCGCCGAGTCTCTCCCAGTGCTCGGATCCTATATTTCCAAGGCGGTTGAGGATTTGGTCCGTGGCGATTTAACGCGTTCAAAAGGGGACGGCATTGAAACCATATGTTCACGGCTGATCGAAACGCTAAAAGCCCAGGGGCTCAGCGATTCCCGAAGCGATTTTCTTTTGGATCACGGCCCGCGTGTTCACGCGTTGATTGAGGATGAAGCCGTGAAACGGCTGGATCTATGGTGGCCCGGCGCTTAG
- a CDS encoding DUF1834 family protein, with the protein MHEFAVIEDAALAALAPLRAEGVKSLDLYVGQMEAEDIGQVTMLFPAVYVVAETLSMPENEQVTRPTVTLTLLIGDQNLRSGRAAVRGDGTSPGVYYLLERCRKLLHGKPIVPGWRTWRVTQETPLVYAPKKGVCIFGAIYQSRI; encoded by the coding sequence ATGCACGAATTTGCCGTTATTGAAGATGCCGCCCTGGCGGCGCTGGCGCCGCTTCGGGCCGAGGGTGTTAAATCGCTCGATCTATACGTCGGGCAGATGGAGGCGGAGGATATCGGCCAGGTGACGATGCTGTTTCCGGCCGTGTACGTGGTTGCCGAAACGCTCTCGATGCCCGAAAACGAGCAGGTGACGCGGCCCACCGTGACCCTGACCCTGCTCATCGGGGACCAGAACCTGCGCAGCGGACGGGCGGCGGTCCGCGGAGACGGCACCTCTCCCGGCGTCTACTATCTGCTGGAGCGTTGCCGGAAACTGCTGCACGGCAAACCCATCGTGCCGGGCTGGCGCACCTGGCGCGTGACGCAGGAAACCCCGCTGGTATACGCGCCCAAAAAAGGCGTCTGTATCTTCGGCGCCATTTATCAATCGCGAATCTGA
- a CDS encoding response regulator has product MKIKVLFLDDIFSGAFRQTLDNEQLAFDDMWVQSIEKEFSQSKDIGVDFEIIKSGDIDAWRTLIESEKPDLVLLDLYWHEQAKKKFGSVRKAADISLDVLKEIRKTHANLPVIQYTLRPDKEIMERSYAAGATFFLEKVPLAVSEVHSALKYIMIYLMRRG; this is encoded by the coding sequence ATGAAAATCAAAGTATTGTTTCTGGATGATATCTTCAGTGGCGCGTTCAGGCAAACCCTTGACAACGAACAACTCGCCTTTGATGATATGTGGGTTCAATCCATTGAGAAGGAGTTCTCCCAGTCAAAGGACATCGGTGTTGATTTCGAAATCATTAAAAGTGGCGATATCGATGCTTGGCGCACCTTGATCGAGAGCGAAAAACCGGATCTGGTGTTATTGGATTTGTACTGGCACGAACAGGCGAAAAAGAAGTTCGGGAGCGTGCGAAAGGCGGCCGATATCAGCTTGGATGTATTAAAAGAGATTCGAAAGACCCATGCGAATTTGCCGGTAATTCAATATACCCTCAGGCCGGATAAGGAAATTATGGAGCGCTCCTATGCCGCCGGGGCTACCTTTTTCCTGGAAAAAGTGCCACTGGCAGTTTCTGAGGTCCATAGCGCATTGAAATATATAATGATATACTTGATGCGGCGCGGATGA
- a CDS encoding cysteine desulfurase family protein — protein sequence MTYINLDHISYKPLLPEVKTAMIEAINADYANPSSQHRHGEKAAAVLEKAREFVAALVNAALPKEIVFTSGGTESVNHAIKGVAMANAEKGRHIVTSNIEHNAVVRSLKRLQSQGYRITSLPVDAFGRVNPNTVAEAITPETILVSIMHSNNETGTLQPIAEIGKICREKKVLFHSDAVDSVGVVPVDVQALGVDLLSFASNPFYGPTGVGGLYIRRGTRIFPLLDGGVQEGSKRAGTENLIGIIGMGTAAALALKHLPARMAHTQGLKDKLLRELPHYIDEYIINTHPEDSLPELVSLSVQYIEGESVMLMLDDENIAVSTRSACATGSLRASHVLLSIGLSHADAQGTLVVTFGIDNTEADVDHFLKALQATVKTLRDISPLYQKKG from the coding sequence ATGACATACATCAACCTGGATCATATCTCCTATAAGCCGTTGTTGCCGGAAGTCAAAACGGCCATGATAGAGGCCATCAACGCGGATTACGCTAATCCGTCCAGCCAGCACCGTCACGGTGAGAAAGCCGCGGCGGTATTGGAAAAGGCCAGAGAATTCGTGGCGGCCCTGGTTAACGCCGCGCTGCCGAAGGAAATCGTCTTCACCTCGGGTGGCACTGAGTCGGTGAATCATGCCATCAAAGGGGTTGCAATGGCCAATGCGGAAAAAGGCAGACATATTGTCACCTCCAATATCGAACATAACGCAGTGGTACGAAGTTTGAAACGGCTTCAGAGTCAGGGATATCGAATCACCTCTCTTCCCGTGGACGCGTTCGGCCGCGTCAACCCCAACACGGTGGCGGAAGCCATTACACCCGAAACGATTCTGGTTTCCATCATGCACAGCAACAATGAAACCGGCACCCTTCAGCCCATCGCGGAAATCGGAAAGATCTGCCGGGAAAAAAAGGTACTCTTCCACTCTGATGCGGTGGATTCCGTAGGGGTGGTGCCGGTGGATGTACAAGCACTGGGCGTGGATCTGCTCAGTTTTGCCTCCAATCCCTTTTACGGCCCAACAGGTGTCGGCGGCCTCTATATTCGCCGCGGCACTCGAATTTTCCCCCTTCTGGATGGGGGCGTTCAGGAAGGCAGCAAGCGGGCTGGTACGGAAAATCTGATCGGTATTATCGGCATGGGCACAGCCGCTGCTCTCGCCCTGAAACATCTGCCCGCCCGAATGGCGCATACGCAGGGGCTTAAGGATAAATTGCTCAGAGAACTGCCCCATTATATCGATGAATACATCATCAATACGCATCCGGAGGATAGCCTTCCGGAGCTGGTGTCCCTTTCCGTTCAATACATAGAGGGCGAGAGCGTGATGTTGATGCTGGATGATGAGAATATTGCCGTGTCCACTCGTTCCGCGTGCGCCACGGGATCCCTTCGGGCCTCCCATGTGCTGCTTTCCATCGGGTTAAGCCATGCAGATGCCCAGGGCACGTTGGTGGTTACCTTCGGCATTGATAATACGGAAGCGGATGTGGATCATTTCCTGAAGGCGTTGCAGGCAACGGTCAAAACTCTGCGGGATATCTCTCCACTCTACCAGAAGAAGGGATAG
- a CDS encoding NosD domain-containing protein: protein MKKYLMAILFLLAFAASGHAAVAYVDLVSGNDTTGDGTAGNPYLTAEKADDILTGGGDEIRVKKSTIVALAGTLTFTNGSDSITTSADLSGVLASGYLISKNSESGGTEGWWHVSSVTTNTITLSAQYWGTSQTTSAYYVIPAATDDSHWDGVKAGASKTSRMKISGGWDLSTETRNGYTAVTNSDPNGTIRISSDYIELGYFIAVSLYSSNSTYGAFYVTGSYGYSHDLYASGANLSIGFNLTGRQNIVSDVVCTGGEQNFLIAGGDNNYVEDLYCYTSCSTPSSYGNLAFIYSSNNIIKNASIFNSPIYGVVSANSGYVYISNATISNNVSAGVYTQNTGPIYLSDSTISYSTIGISLDASSIAYIYDITYSNNSGVDVGIVDISSCPAAVPGAYELTSAGVHKTHFRDAENGTRIYQSNTTEARSGTCINIPAAGGYVYTPVKIGSVKITSAASDITLSVYMRADASYSGFVAMYAIHNGKPVVPYTDKTLTTSYTQQSITVSSADLVVGEYLDLWVGVSGTAGNVYIDDFSYAQ from the coding sequence TTGAAAAAATACTTGATGGCAATTCTTTTTCTGTTGGCTTTTGCTGCGAGTGGTCATGCGGCTGTCGCTTACGTCGATCTGGTTTCAGGCAATGATACCACGGGGGATGGCACAGCCGGGAATCCATACCTGACAGCCGAAAAAGCAGATGATATTTTGACCGGCGGCGGAGATGAAATCCGCGTCAAGAAGTCTACGATCGTAGCGCTTGCCGGGACGCTGACCTTCACCAACGGAAGCGATTCAATCACGACCAGCGCCGACCTTTCGGGCGTTCTCGCCTCTGGATATTTAATCAGCAAGAACTCCGAAAGCGGTGGAACCGAGGGTTGGTGGCATGTAAGCAGTGTTACCACCAATACCATTACGCTGTCCGCGCAATACTGGGGCACCTCTCAAACGACATCGGCATATTACGTTATCCCTGCAGCTACAGATGATTCTCACTGGGATGGTGTTAAAGCAGGGGCATCAAAAACCAGCCGAATGAAGATCTCCGGCGGGTGGGATTTATCAACTGAAACGCGTAATGGATACACGGCGGTTACCAATAGCGATCCCAATGGCACTATTCGAATAAGCAGTGACTATATTGAATTGGGTTATTTCATTGCTGTGAGCTTGTACTCAAGCAATAGCACTTACGGCGCTTTTTACGTTACCGGCTCATACGGCTATTCCCATGATTTATATGCGAGTGGAGCAAACTTAAGTATCGGATTTAATCTGACTGGTAGACAAAATATAGTTTCAGATGTCGTCTGCACTGGCGGAGAGCAAAATTTTTTAATTGCGGGCGGCGATAATAATTATGTAGAAGATTTATATTGTTACACATCATGCAGCACGCCCTCATCTTATGGCAACCTGGCTTTTATATATTCCTCTAATAACATCATCAAAAACGCAAGCATTTTTAATTCGCCGATATATGGTGTTGTTTCTGCCAATTCAGGATATGTATATATCAGCAATGCCACCATCTCGAATAACGTGTCTGCTGGTGTCTACACACAAAACACCGGTCCAATTTATTTGAGCGATTCGACCATATCTTATAGCACTATTGGCATATCTTTAGATGCAAGTTCCATCGCTTACATTTATGATATTACGTACTCAAACAATTCCGGCGTGGATGTGGGAATTGTGGATATTTCATCTTGCCCAGCGGCAGTGCCAGGGGCTTATGAACTGACATCTGCCGGGGTGCATAAAACTCATTTTAGGGATGCCGAAAACGGAACCAGAATCTACCAATCAAACACCACTGAAGCCAGAAGCGGCACCTGCATTAATATCCCAGCTGCTGGTGGCTACGTTTACACGCCTGTAAAAATTGGCTCTGTAAAAATCACCTCAGCCGCAAGCGACATAACCCTCTCTGTCTACATGAGAGCCGATGCTTCTTACAGCGGTTTCGTCGCAATGTACGCCATTCATAACGGGAAACCAGTCGTTCCTTATACCGACAAAACCCTGACAACGAGCTACACCCAGCAATCGATAACGGTTTCATCCGCCGATCTGGTGGTAGGTGAATATCTCGACCTTTGGGTCGGTGTCTCGGGTACAGCCGGTAACGTTTACATAGACGATTTTAGCTATGCTCAATAG
- a CDS encoding phage minor head protein translates to MPSVNPFAMPMREALAFWADKVPMARADFDEMAEQMHARGFYVTGLNRIDQIEAVHTAIYHALSDGETFEDWKLRIKDIIDQQGWSGVRLDMIFRTNVQSAYMAGRYAQMTRPEILKARPYWRYSAINDGRTRPTHRAMNGRIFPADHPIWDTWFPPNGYRCRCGVDSVSGREVDRDGLTVETEDPTGKLFEPTDWRTGQKLPARLLMPDTGFMHNVGKEWTAGFAPEALSEKLTDLKLPRGFPGAICRETGGPVFTENRCLPKLSEMDIRHVLPVTAADVMEKGLAPETYVKAFLDEFGIKDIDGQSMHPLPCGLSVPVDKGFFIDKATGGWKATWTDKGPYMRLLARTIKAPYEIWQRPVTVQGDTRMALRLIRMFRTGKAIVGYVSWSLIGGRWWSATAFMPKSGRSEKAMYRYLEAQRGGVLLYREEELK, encoded by the coding sequence ATGCCAAGCGTTAATCCGTTCGCCATGCCCATGCGGGAGGCGCTGGCCTTCTGGGCCGACAAGGTGCCGATGGCGCGCGCCGATTTTGACGAGATGGCCGAACAGATGCACGCCAGGGGGTTTTACGTCACCGGTCTCAACCGGATCGACCAGATCGAGGCGGTGCATACGGCGATCTACCATGCCCTTTCGGACGGGGAGACCTTCGAGGACTGGAAGCTGCGGATCAAGGACATCATCGACCAGCAGGGATGGAGCGGCGTGCGGCTGGACATGATTTTTCGCACCAATGTGCAAAGCGCCTACATGGCGGGCCGGTATGCCCAGATGACCCGCCCGGAGATTTTGAAGGCGCGGCCCTATTGGCGCTACAGCGCGATCAACGACGGCCGCACCCGGCCGACGCATCGGGCGATGAATGGCCGGATTTTTCCGGCGGATCATCCGATCTGGGACACTTGGTTTCCGCCGAACGGATACCGGTGCCGGTGCGGCGTGGACAGCGTCTCCGGCCGGGAGGTCGATCGGGACGGATTGACGGTCGAAACGGAAGATCCGACCGGAAAGCTTTTTGAGCCGACCGACTGGCGGACAGGGCAAAAGCTCCCCGCGCGGTTGCTGATGCCGGATACCGGCTTCATGCACAACGTCGGCAAGGAGTGGACGGCCGGGTTTGCGCCCGAGGCCCTCTCCGAAAAACTCACGGATCTGAAATTGCCGAGGGGCTTCCCCGGTGCGATCTGCCGGGAAACCGGAGGGCCGGTATTCACCGAGAACCGTTGCCTGCCGAAACTTTCGGAGATGGACATCCGGCACGTTCTGCCCGTCACGGCGGCGGATGTGATGGAAAAAGGCCTTGCGCCGGAAACTTACGTGAAGGCCTTTCTGGATGAATTCGGCATCAAGGACATCGACGGGCAAAGCATGCACCCGCTGCCCTGCGGGCTCAGCGTGCCGGTCGATAAGGGATTTTTCATCGACAAGGCCACCGGCGGCTGGAAAGCCACATGGACCGACAAGGGGCCGTACATGCGCCTCCTGGCGCGAACGATCAAGGCCCCATATGAGATCTGGCAGCGGCCCGTGACGGTCCAGGGCGATACCCGCATGGCGCTCAGGCTGATCCGGATGTTTCGGACCGGCAAGGCCATCGTCGGTTATGTTTCGTGGAGCCTGATCGGCGGCAGATGGTGGAGCGCCACGGCGTTTATGCCGAAATCGGGCCGCAGCGAAAAAGCGATGTACCGGTATCTGGAAGCGCAGCGAGGCGGGGTGCTGCTGTACCGGGAGGAGGAGCTCAAGTAG
- a CDS encoding NAD-dependent epimerase/dehydratase family protein translates to MKQLLIIGGSYFAGRVFVETLFKSHQYQLSVFNRGNIPIGIQGVEQLLGDRENPAAISGNIPRKHWDVIVDFCAYTPEHISTLLDHLRGTVGHYIFISTTSIYAPTQKMPIIEEAAKLTGPQPELGAFADYGYLKWLAEGELERQCREKGFFFTLLRPAIIYGRYNYAPRESYLFDTVIAGKPLVIPEDKNVSYSFVWVDDLADIIAACLENDAVKGQAYNVAGEESISYDVMADVIESVSGLRVDRRVMGIAEIIRERLPLPFPPDEPLLYDGGKLRRALNYAHTPFIRGMAETWRYYQKVVQRRAGMRNT, encoded by the coding sequence ATGAAACAACTCCTGATTATCGGCGGCAGCTATTTTGCGGGAAGAGTTTTTGTCGAAACGCTGTTTAAATCGCACCAATACCAGCTTTCCGTATTTAACAGAGGCAATATCCCCATCGGCATTCAAGGGGTTGAACAGTTGCTGGGCGACCGGGAAAATCCGGCCGCCATTTCCGGCAATATTCCAAGAAAACATTGGGATGTGATCGTTGATTTTTGTGCCTATACGCCCGAGCACATCTCAACCCTGCTCGATCATCTTCGTGGTACCGTGGGCCATTATATTTTCATCAGCACCACCTCGATTTATGCGCCCACTCAAAAAATGCCCATTATCGAGGAGGCCGCCAAGCTGACCGGCCCCCAACCCGAATTGGGGGCGTTCGCCGATTACGGGTACCTTAAATGGCTGGCCGAAGGGGAGCTGGAAAGGCAGTGCCGGGAAAAAGGATTTTTTTTCACCCTATTACGTCCCGCGATTATTTACGGGCGATACAATTATGCGCCGCGCGAATCTTATCTCTTTGATACCGTCATTGCCGGTAAACCGCTGGTGATTCCGGAAGATAAGAACGTCAGTTATAGCTTTGTTTGGGTGGATGATCTGGCGGACATTATCGCGGCGTGTCTTGAAAATGACGCGGTAAAAGGCCAAGCGTATAATGTCGCCGGAGAAGAGTCAATTTCCTATGACGTGATGGCCGATGTGATCGAATCGGTGAGCGGGTTGCGGGTTGACAGGCGGGTGATGGGAATCGCAGAGATTATTCGGGAAAGACTTCCCCTGCCGTTTCCGCCCGATGAACCCCTTCTGTACGATGGCGGCAAATTGCGGCGGGCCCTGAACTATGCGCATACGCCATTTATTCGCGGAATGGCTGAGACTTGGCGGTATTATCAGAAAGTGGTGCAGCGAAGAGCCGGAATGAGGAATACCTGA